Genomic segment of Heliangelus exortis chromosome 7, bHelExo1.hap1, whole genome shotgun sequence:
GCAACCAGAGGAACAATCTGCAGAGAAACATGGGCAGGGGCTGTAACTCTGGCTCCGtgcctgggctggcagcagctgtgtgcTCAGAGGATACTGTGCCGGAAGGATGCACAAAATGGGGGCCTTGGGTAAGATGGAAACGAAGATTGCTCTGCACCAGCCACTGTCACCTCTCCAAGGggcttggagagcagcacacagcctgcagctgccagcagcaaggAGAAGGGTAGGGCATGGGGCTGACCCGTTACCTTCTTGACATTGACATCACGCTGACAATCAGTGAAGACAACATGtgagcatccctgctgcttgAGGTGCCCTAAGATAGCCTGAAACAGAGAGGCAGAGGCATTGCTGGCACCCGCCTTGCAAAGACCCATGGGGCCCCAGCCATCCATCCCTGCTCAGTGCTCACCGGCTGCCGGTGGGGATCAGCCAGGTCCATCTTGTTGAACACCAGGATGTGTGGGCGGATGCCCAGCACTTCCCGCAGCATGGGGTTACGGCCCGACAGTGGGATGTGAGTGGTGCTAAGGACAATGACTGTGCTGGCACGGGAGCAGGTACCGGGGAGAGGGGGTTATTGATGGAGCTGGTGCAGAGTTGGAAAGGGGTACGGGACTGAGAGAAACGGTCTGGAGGGAGGCGGGGTCAGAGTGGACCGATGCAGGGGTCACACTGCCGGCTTCTGGGGGACACGAGAAGCCGTGACAGAGGATATGCGAGCGTCGTGCACCTCGATGAGGCAGTCAGCGTGCCGCAGGGAGGCCCGCATCTGCCGCAGGCCTGCAACACACCGCACGGtgagcggcggcggcggcgggggaggTGGCGGTCAGCCCGCCCCGCTCCCACTCCTCACCTTTCGCCATGTGCCCCGGGAACCAGGAGGCCACATCGCGGCCGCCGAAATCGAAACGCTCCCGGAACCCGCCAGACACCGGCCCGTGACCGGCAGCCGCGGCCCGCAGCGCTCCCGCCCACCTCCTCATGGCGGTGCCTCTTCCTTGCGTCACACCCGGCGGGACGGGGCGCAGGCGGAAGCGACGCACCGCGGAGGGGCGTGGGGCGGGGCTGCCCTCAGTGCCGTTCCCGTCGCCTCCTGAGCGCCATGGCGGAGCCGCGGCCTACGGGACCCGTGAAGCCTACGGGGAGCCCCACGGTGGGTTCCACCGGCACGGGGGGCACCGGCGGGCACGGGGTACCCTCTGCCGCGCCCGGCACCCCCCGTACCGCAGGGTCTGATCCCCAACCCACCCCTCAGCCACCCTCGGTCCCTCAGCCCGCCCCGCAGTCGGGCCCGGCGCAGAACCCATTGGACGACACCCGCTTCCTGATCGCCAGCACCAACTGGTACTAACGCCACAGTCTCTTTTCTGGACCCGAGCCGAGGAGCCGCATCCGTTCCCCTGGAGAGAGAAGAGCCTCCATACCCCCCTGCCGGAGACGTTTCTCAATAAAAGAGGCTGACTGGCTGCAACCTGTGAAGCAcggttttattttcctgcctcATTGCTGAGGAATGGGACTGGTAGCCTCGAAGAGCTTGTTGAGCCGCTCAGCCTCTCTCCAGCCTGACAACAGGGCCCCATGGGTGGTGGAGTAGAAGGTGCGGTGGGTGGCCTCACCAGcaaagaggagctgcagaggctgTGCCGAGGTGGGAGGTGAGCACTGGGAGTGTGCCAGCTTCCCCAGCCTCGTGGGGACACTGGGTCATACTAAGCCAACCTAATTTCTGTGCCCTTTGATGTCCCACAGATGCATCACCCACTCTGCAGCCACATTAAGAATGAGGAGTGGGAACCTTCCCTTCCAGAGACTCACCCCATGCCATGAGGATCCCAGAAAGTGGTTTTAAGGAACTATGTGTCTGCAAATGTCACAGAAGTGTGTTTTCCCCCCATCCCAATGGAGCACAGTGCCAAGGGGGGCTGGTTGGTGACACAAGCATTGGTGATCCCTGAATGAAGTGGGAGTGGGGAATACCACGTCCCAGTGCTCTTTGGCATGTCATGTTCCCAACCCTGTCTGTCCCCATGCCTGAGaggccctgccctgccctgccctccccatgGCTGCTGCGTTCCCTGGGCCAAAGTTACCCTGGGGTCCTTGGTGTCctcaggcaggggctgagccaAGGTGTCAATGTCATCTCCTGAGCTGCCGACGGCCACGTAGCTGTAGGAGCCCCGGGTGTAGGGAGCACTGTGCCACTGGGACCTCAGAATGCTCCtaggagcaggcaggcaggggtTCCCTGCAGGTGCAGATTTTGGGTGGGATTCAGAAAGCTGGATGCCCACGTGTCCCTGTGGGAGTTTGGGTGCTGGAAGGAGGGGAGGCAGCACCTGTCAGCATGCGGAGGACACGTGTCATGGTGCTGAGAACCTCCCCGTCACTCAGAGTCTCCATGTACTCCGACTCCTTCCCTGCAATGAAGCCACAGAGGACGTGCCCGtgcctggagaggaaaaaatacagaatcagAGAACTTTcattgttggaaaagacctcttaaAATGACCCCATCCAACcacctggggctgggagctgcctgctgccctcACACTGTTCACTGAGCACCATGGCCTCCCTTCCCTTGTCAGAGCTGCTGTCATGGGACACCAGTGACCCACAGAAGTCTTGGAGCTCCCGACAGGACTGAGGTGTTCCTTGACATTACCTGGGAGATGCCAAAACACCCCAGACTTCCAAACACCCCAGACTTCCAAACAAACACCCCAGATGTCCCCTTGCTGATGCTCCTGGCCACGTACTGCTCCGGTGGTTGAAGGACCACGAATCCGATGAGCTTCTTAAACCAGTTGGCCTCCAGGTCAGTGCTGGGCTCCTCAAGAGGAGACTCGTCCTCCCACACCACTTcgaggagctgctgctggggttcCCAGAAAGGCTGCTCAAACTCCAGGAAGATCTTGTTGTTGGTGCCAAAACCCAAGCGGCGAATggcttctgctttcctctcGGGCAGGGGAGGGTGGAAGAAGTCCTGGTGGCATTCCTTGAGGAAACCTGCAGGCAGATTGGGCAGAAGATCAGGCAGCTCTGTTTGCTGGGCTCCAAAATGGGGTCCGAGATATTCTCCCgcctcattttctttccagctcccctctcccaccaccTGAGAGAGGGTGGGACaggggaggctgggaagggggtTGGGCAAGTCCCTGCCTTCTGTTTGTCCATCTCCAACCACACCAGCTGGTTGGAGGGGACAGGCAAGGGCAAGGGAAGGTGTTGGTGTCTTCACCCAGTGGGACGGTGATGATGACGTGGTCAGCAAGGAAGGTGTCTCCGTCCTTGCACTCCACCTGGACAGGGAAATCCCTGGCATCATCCCCCTCCTCACGGAACGACCCTCTCCACCGGATGCTCTTCACCTCCTTGTTGAGCAGAACTGTGCCCTCGGGCAGAGTCGAGAGCATGCGCTGGGGCAGGCTGCTGTAGCCGCTGGAGGAGGAGGTACCGCTGGGGATGGGCTGTCCCCCGGAACTCTCCGCTGCATCCCATTCCCCTCCTGAGCCCCGTGCTTACCCTGGGACAGTGCAGTCCAGGCCAGGCAGGGAGACGTACTCCCTGAAGGGCTCCAGGGCCACCAGATCCATGCTGTGGGTCCCAGAGATGCAACACTCCAGCTTGAAGCAGGCAGCGAGCACAGCCAGCTGGAGCCGCTGGACCTCCTCCTGGCCTCCCAGCGCGGAGATCCTCCGGGTGATCTCCGCCCGTAAATACTGACCCACGCTGGGTGCCGGCACCTTCCCGGCCCCCCAAGAGGTGTGGGTGGAAGCCAGGAGACTGTCAAAGAGGTCGCGGGCTTGGCTCACCGCCTGAGGGTCCAGCACTCTTCCCGAGCTGCCGTAGGTGACGGAAGGCAGCGGGGGGCGGCCTCCCACCTCCGCCCGCTGGTTCTCCTCCTGGGCTGCCTCTGGGCCCAGCAGCCCGTAGTCGGTGGCCAGGCGGAAGATCGGGTTCCCCGGCGAGGGGCCGTGGATCCAGTGTGCTCCCATTTCCACCAGCCCTGACgctgcggggaggggggggtcacCCCGAGGTGTACATGTGGCATGAGCCCCCCACGACCCCCACACATCCCCCTCCAGGACAGCAGAAGCCGgctgcctcttctctgcccagcccccTCTGTGCCACCCGGGACCGGCTCCGCTTGGGTCCCGCCGCTCCCTCGGGTCCGGACAGCCCCCAGGGCGGGGAGCGTCACAGGGGCAGCTCCCACATGGCTGCTCTCCCCCCTCCCGGCCCCCAGGCCCTTCTCCGGTGCCGTACCTCCCACACCCAGCCCCTCCGGTACTGCCCACCCCGTCGGGCCGTGCAGCTCCCGCCCCGGGACAGCCGCCTCTGCCCCGTGCCCAGCCCCGTACCGAAGGGGTGGGTGCAGACGCGTCCCCCGGCGCGGGCCGATGCCTCCAGCAGGCGGAGGGAGCCGTGGCCCCGGATCCGCTGcgcagcccccagccccgccAGCCCCGCGCCCACCACCAGCACCCTTCGCCCAGTGCCGCCCTCCATGGTGCCGGGCCCGGCTCGTCCCACAGGGCCCCGCCCCAGCCCCGCAAGGACCCATCCCACGCCTCAGGAAGCCGCGGGAGGGGTCTCGCAGTCTCCTCTTCCGGGTAGGGGTGGGTTCGGGGGGTGGGCTCGGAACCCGCTGGGTTCGCGGATGTGGGGCGGGAGGAGCCCGGCTGGGGAGGAGGCCTCTCCTTGGGGTGAGGGATATCGCTGGCACAACCTCTCCATCTCCTGTCTCCTCTCCGTGTCCCACGAGGAGACGCTGGGTGAGCATCTCGGGACCgtcccagcagcactgaggaagTGGTCTTACTGAGGAGAGATGCCAGTGCTGGCACCgggtccctgggccagcacCTGCCCACCAGAACTCCTGTGATTGCTGAGCTGTTGTCGGCACGAATCAGGTCACAAAATCgttttagttggaaaagacctttgagacCATCAAGTCCGACTGTTAACTCAGCAGTGCCAAGGTCACCAGTAAaccgtgtccctcagcaccattaaatgttatttatcttattatatacatttattttattatatacatttattttattatagaaAGGTGTTGAAGTGAAACTCTGCTTTGTCTTCTAATCACAAGGACTAATCACAAAACTACCAGCCAGCATCCTGTAGACTGAGCTAACAATGCCCACGTGGGGCATTTGTGGCCTCTGTCTCCCAGGGATGAAGGACAGATGCTCCTGGGATGTCAGTGCTGAGCCATGCAGCTGCCCCTGGGGACCTCCCTCAGGCCACTCAGCCCTGGAATGCAGGGGAGTGCTTGGCTGGGCCCATCCTGAACACGTTCAGATGGAGAccctccacctccctgggcataTGTCTGGGGAAGAAGGGTCCCCCACATCCCAGCTGGACCCATGTAGAGATGAGGATTGGGGAGTGAAGTGGGTGTTTCTTTGACACCAACTCTCCCCCACTGGCTGGGTCCAGGACTGGTTATTTTCTGTTATCTATATCTCTTAACTTCTACTCTCTCGATTTCTCTCTTCCCTATAATCATTAGGTAaccacattttttccccagctttaaCATCCATGTATTGTGACTTCTGTGATCTAAAGAATCAGCTTGTGTGATTGTGTTGCCTGAGCTTATATAATAATCAATGTACCAGATTTTATTCCTTCTATAGTTCTAATTAAATCTTATGTTCAAATACAGACCTTGAGTGTCACCTTAATCTGATCAACGGGTATCAGATGGTCAAATTTTCCCTTGGGCTGTTGTTGTTTGTGGTTACCCTCCCCAGGACACCCAGATCTGGGAGGAGGATTGGATCCAGCTGCACAtaggctcctctctgagaaggagacTAAAGAGCAAAGGGGTCCTACCCAAATCTCCTTTGGACTGTCATCTGGGTCTTGTCACTTAGACAAGGATTTGGATCTGGCTGCACCCGGGATCCTTTCTGAGAAGGAGACTGGAAAGTGAGGAGTTCCAGTCCAAATCTTCTTGGGTTTCCTGACCTGGGATGTGACATGGTCTGCTCCAAGATACTCTGTTCAGCCCTACTCCTTCCCAAGCCTCCCAGGCCTCAGGGGCTCATCCCCACGAGATCAGCACTGTGGCCACTGACAACAGCCATGTGAAAGCTTAGAAGTACAGGCCTATCCCTGAGATCATTCAAAactcaaagtaaaaaaatttatggGGGAAAAATTAAGTGAGGAGCTCTCTTAAGATATGCCTACACCCTCTGAGCCTTAAAACCAATCTCTGCTTGATATGAAATATGGGTGCTGTGATACGGGGTTGGTATTTTTGCTTTAACAACACACACTCCTCCAACCTGAGAAGTTTCATTGTTAtgttaaggattttttttttcctggcttcctTGAGAAGTAGTGCCATACAGCTTGTTCCTAGGATTTTCTCTTCCATAGGGAATTCTGTTCAGGCTGATGTAGTAGCTATCGTGAGTTAAGACTTCATATTCCTCCCTGGGGTATCCCCTGTGGCAGATCATGTGgctctgaggaaagaaaaacccacatAGAAAATTTTCTGTAGCTGAGGTATTATTTGACTTGAAGACCGCAGCCCTCATCCTCTGGTCTGCATTTACCACACCAAAGCACTGTGTCAGCTTGGACATTGCTTTGCTCGGGGTGTCTCTGCATCAGACTTTTTTTGAGGGAGGATGGTCTGTCCAAATCTCATGTCCACCCCAGTGAGATGCCCAAGGGAAGAGGAGATGCCCAGCCATGGGCTGGTGCTGGTGAGCAGGAGGGGACCAGGTGGCAGCAACATGTAATAGCACATGTGTTTGCAGTGCTTCCAAAAATGAAGTTTGAAACCAAAAGGATTTAATGATAGCTGACACAGGCAGCAGGACATCTGATGTCACTCCGTGGGCTGATGCACGGGGTAGATTAGGTAGTGGGACACATGGAAGTTGCTGAGCTGGGCTGACTAGAAGGGCAACAGATCAAGTCCCATAGCATTTGTCACAGGGCTCCTGAGGCTCTGCCCGAGCTTATTTCGGCtgaaaattccacagatggGGAAGTTTCAGTCTGGTGAAATCCAGCTGTGACCCTGCCTGTATGTCACTGTATGGTAGCCTTGTCATGATGATGGAAGTGATTACGTTCAGCAAGTTTATTGCCCATGTCTTGCATCTATCTAAACATCTGCAAAGACTTCCAGGACTTGCCTGGACGTGGCCCAGAGCAAACCACTGCAGCTGAAGGAGAGGAGCCACATGCAAGCTTCTACTCTCCAGGAAGGTGTCCGATCAAATCCAGGCTGGGATTAATCCCTGCTCTAACTGACCTGCCAATAATTGCAGTaagctctcagtaagacaagagggcacggactTAAGAtttgccaggggaagtttaggttggatattaggaagaaattttttacagagagagtgaccaggcattggaatgggctgtccagggaggtgctggattctccatccctggaggtttttaagaagagactgaatgtggcactcagtgccatggtctggtaaccacaggggtagtggatcaagggttggacttgatgatctcagaagtccttcccaacctggatgattctatgattcacacaacaaaaccagcacacGTAGTGCCCTGAGCCCTCTCCACACTGATATGCTCcatccctttctctctcccagaCAAACATCTGCAAACTTTTAGAGAGAGTGGAAATTCAAATTTTTGAGTTACGACATTCATGAAAGTCTCAGGATCTACAGCCTTCTTCTGCTTGAGGGCATCTGTTGATTTCATCAGGGCTTGGATCAAAAATAGGATTTCAATGAACAGCCACATCTTGTGCCTGTGTAAGAGGTTATTATTATTCGTAGTAGCAGTATTGCTATTGCTATTGTTATTACTATAACTACATCATTATGAATGCCTCTTTATACTTGGTTATGATGGATTACATTCCTTATATATCTGAAGACCATATATGATGGTCTGGACTGAGGAAATGGAATGAATTCCCAATTCCAGCTCCCTCTAGTGTCTGTGCGAGGCTCTTCATACTCTTCCATTCTAATTGGATCTGGTACTAGTCAAGTCTCATTTTGTATATTTAATGGTAAAAAGAGGAGACACACATCTATAATGGAAGAACTAAAGTGGCAGAAAATGCTGTCAGGCCAATTGTCCCAAAGAGGGAATGAACCCAAAGTAGAAGTTCACACTACACAAAGAACACATAGGTTGAATAGGTATGACTATGTCTACTTTTTTGGTATTTGTTGTCATATCTGATGAGGCTTGGTGGTATGAATGGTGGTGGAGCTGTCATCATCAGTGTTAAAAAGAGCACGTTGTGTCAGAACTCTATGATGTTGGCACCACTCTGAACTGCATCACATGTCCTCTGACTAAACAATGTGTGTGCTGGTCTTATCTTTgatactttcctttttttggccATGTAGTCACGATTTTCATATTTGCAAAGGATTATGTTTCCAAAAGCATCTGAAGTGGTGTGGAGAGGAATTTCAGCTATGGATTTTCACCTTAACCTCATGATAAAAAAAGTcctatttgttttatttgcaaaGAGTAATTTCCTAAATCCCACTAGGGAATGACTCTTAGAAGAGCTCCTGGAGAAATGGAAGGACTGGTGCTCCACCAGCTTCACAAGGCCTCAGGAGCATTCCAACCTCTCTGCAGATGCACCAAGGGCAAGTCAGACATCACTGGCTGCCTGAGTGGGAGATGCTgggtgactccaccacttttCAAAAGTGACAGTGGCCCAGGGAACCTTCACACAGCCCTTACCCCAAGCAGTATTGTATTTGCAACTGGTGATTTGCAAAATTTCTGCAATGTTTTCTGGAAAAGGACCAAACTCAGTGCCTTGCCAGTGGATGACAGAGTAGGGGAGAGCTTGTGCAACCCCCCTGTTTGGCTGAAGTGATGGGTATTAAACAGAGCAGAGGTTCTCCACCCCCAGCTTGTGACGTAACAGCCTACGCCTTTCTGTAGGTGTGTGGTAGCCACCTAAAAGTCCAAGTCCAGTTGGCTACCAGGTGCTCTGCTTGAGTGTATGTCATGAATTAGGTCGACTTTTAGTGTTTGTACCAGCCACAGTCTCTGAATGGTGTGTGAGTTGTGAAACACAGCCCAAACAGCACACGTTACTCCATCCACCAGACAGTAATTTGCTCTCAGTGATGCAACTGCTGACAAAGGGACTGTGTGTGTGGGTGCTATCTTGCTGAAAGCAGGTGTGTCCAGAGCCTTCACTGTTTCATTACCTTACTTCTGTCCCTGTGTCTACTTTGGGCTGTTGAAAATGTCTTCCTACTCCCATGTGTGTAAAAATCCCACTATGTGAGTTGGACTTCACTGGTTATATAGAGGATAATTCCAATGTGTGTCCCAAGAGGAGTTAAAACACTCTATTGAAAAATATGGAGGAACCTCTGCTCAgcttgtggttttcttttacTCTACCATTGGGTTTTCTTCAACAGCATCAAGACAGACCACTCTTTTTACATATATGGTAAGAGAGTAGTATTCTGTCTTTTAGCAACAAGAGAGCATCAGCTCTTGTGTAATGCCTGTCAGTTAAGTATGGTTCTCTGGCAGTAACCTTGGAGAACTTTGCTCAAGTAGAGAACCTGATAAGGCAAGCAGTGCTTATCTGGTTGtacctcttccagtttaaagccccTAAGCAAGGCTAGGATATCTCCAGCATCTCTAATTACATGTTTAGTAACATCTAAGATGCTAGAGTTGCATAGTGAAGCCTGGTGAAACCtcttgatgaaaaaaatcttttcacagCACTTTGCTAGAATTGTTCATACAATCTTCTTATTTGCAGTAGTGAAACCAAATCAGCAAAAGCATAACTGTTCCTAAATGTTGATTGCAAAATAACTGAGGTGGTCACCACTGGTTTGTCTCAGCTAattcttccctcctttcttcaTTTAGAAGACCCCAGAACAACCCTGGACTTCTTGTACTAGTCCTTTCTCTCTTCATTGTACAATTAGCTTTAGAGTATTTTAAAGCTAATAGAGTTTGATCTGTTCATGAATAGACCTGGGCCAACTTCACTGAATGTTATCAatagggaaatatttttcaaatttggTCTCATGGTGCTCTTGAGCTTTTATCCCATGCACTGGAGAAAAGCTCATTTTGCTCAGCTTTGCCAGTGCCTTGGTCAGGGCTATCAGAGACCTTCAGGTAGCATTTGTATACCTCCCATGACATAGCCCAGGGTCAGAAATGGAGACCAACAGAGGCTTGTGAAGAGTGCTGGAGGAAGTGATATCTGAGATATCTGATCATGGGGTTGGCTCTTAACTTTCCACAGCCTTACACCATTCCCAACATACAAAAATACAAGCTTAAAAGACAGCTATCATGTCTCTCTTCTAAGTATTCATCTAGCAAACAAAATATGGAAATAACgtaggaaaaaatacagagattGCTCGTAATTCCTGAAATAAGAAAGCTACATGTCCTCAGCTGAATAAAACTCTGAATCTATTTGTCAGTGCCATAAACTGCTGGGAACTGTTGCCAAGCTGGCTGTTAAGGATCATAAAACCATGAAGAGTTAGAACACCATCTGACATAAATAGCTGAAACCTTATGCTAGATTAATCCTCGTACAAACAAGTTTCTAAATAACAGCATAGGCCAGTCCATTGCTTAAAGCAGACACCAAAGCAACCCTAGGGTTGCTTACAAAAGCACAAAATCATTTTAAGCACGTGCTTATGAATAATCCTCAATAGAGGAGGACCTTGTATTAGATGTGCTCATCACCTTTCCAGTGTGGTCACAGCCTGGAGCTGACCACAGCTCATGGGTGTGCCTTTTTGCAAGGACTGTGATGATGATAGAAAATTGTAGGTCAGGAAACATGGGgcaaatgctgtattttaatgGGATGTGATGATTTTAAGCCTTGCTGGCCTCATGTGCTATAGGCAAGCAAATCAGGAATGGCTTTGCCTGAGTAcatctggaagaaaattaagtgGATGAATGACTGATATCTTTCACTTGTGTAGGCATATGGCTGAGGTTGGGTTGTTCACATGCAGATAATTAAAGAGGCTGCAGTGCTATGGGTGCACTTACCAAAGTTGTGAAGGCCTCATACTGTATTGTGAAGTGTCAAGGTGAGAGACTGAGTTGATCTGGACCCCAATATCATGGGCTGATGTCCCAGCCTGACTATGGACCTGTGCCATCACCATCAACCTGACTGATGATTTTTGACTTTCCTGACAGACTCGAGATGTGTGAGGACTCCAGTTCTGGCAAGATCAACAGAGTTCACTGTGTCATTCAATCTGTTTATTGATCAAGGCAAACCCAAATGACAGAACATCACAACACAGACACCTTGATTATTCTCTATTCTGTTTACTTCCAAAACACACTGCTTCAACCACTGTTGATCCTTAGCAAGGAATAAGAGGCAAGTTCCAGAACAGAATGTTTCCAGAACCTGATTTAGGGAGAACTTCAAGGAAATGTTCCATCATGGAATACTGCCAATGAAGATAGTGCAATACAACCATTGCATCAGATAATTACAGAGGGGGCAGAAACATTATAACctgaacagaaagagaagataCTAAACCCTTACACatcctcagaaataaaaagttagTACTTTTAAACTAAACATAAGTTCTTTCAAGCTTTTCAGGACCCTGCTGGGGAAACGTTTTGATGAGCTTTGGGTGTTTATgtgcaaagacaaaaaaaacttCTTGCATTTATATTGCTATCCATAGCATGAACACAGTGAAGTCCCATAAGTATGCTGCTCCAGGCCAGACCCCTGCAGCAAATAACTGAATACACAAAAATGTCATTACAAATATACTAGGTAGCTAATCACAGTCACTCGAGAGAGATCATACCTAACCTATAGCCTAATTCTTACATCCCAAGATTATTCACCCTGtcctcttttcttctgtgatcAATTCTAGCTGGAAGGATGAAAAAGGAAGGACCTTTATAGCTCTTCCCCTTTGCTGATGACTCAAACAGAGTCCACTGGAGGGGTTCTACAATGACATGCACCAACCATCCTGTTCCATGGTTTCCAGACTCTTGGATCACACTGCACTGCTAAGTCCCACAGCCTGCCTCTGGATACTGGCCATGCTGGGCTCAAAAACCCTCCTCACCCTTGGCTACCCACCTCTTGCCATGGGGCATGGGGAGGGAGATGTTTGTTGTATCATGGGTATCTGGCAGCTTTAAATGCCACTTCAAAATAATTCCTGAGCACAGGGGAATGTTGGACATGCAGCTCTCCCTT
This window contains:
- the PAOX gene encoding peroxisomal N(1)-acetyl-spermine/spermidine oxidase isoform X3, yielding MEGGTGRRVLVVGAGLAGLGAAQRIRGHGSLRLLEASARAGGRVCTHPFASGLVEMGAHWIHGPSPGNPIFRLATDYGLLGPEAAQEENQRAEVGGRPPLPSVTYGSSGRVLDPQAVSQARDLFDSLLASTHTSWGAGKVPAPSVGQYLRAEITRRISALGGQEEVQRLQLAVLAACFKLECCISGTHSMDLVALEPFREYVSLPGLDCTVPGGYSSLPQRMLSTLPEGTVLLNKEVKSIRWRGSFREEGDDARDFPVQVECKDGDTFLADHVIITVPLGFLKECHQDFFHPPLPERKAEAIRRLGFGTNNKIFLEFEQPFWEPQQQLLEVVWEDESPLEEPSTDLEANWFKKLIGFVVLQPPEQYVARSISKGTSGVFVWKSGVFGSLGCFGISQARARPLWLHCREGVGVHGDSE
- the PAOX gene encoding peroxisomal N(1)-acetyl-spermine/spermidine oxidase isoform X1, which produces MEGGTGRRVLVVGAGLAGLGAAQRIRGHGSLRLLEASARAGGRVCTHPFASGLVEMGAHWIHGPSPGNPIFRLATDYGLLGPEAAQEENQRAEVGGRPPLPSVTYGSSGRVLDPQAVSQARDLFDSLLASTHTSWGAGKVPAPSVGQYLRAEITRRISALGGQEEVQRLQLAVLAACFKLECCISGTHSMDLVALEPFREYVSLPGLDCTVPGGYSSLPQRMLSTLPEGTVLLNKEVKSIRWRGSFREEGDDARDFPVQVECKDGDTFLADHVIITVPLGFLKECHQDFFHPPLPERKAEAIRRLGFGTNNKIFLEFEQPFWEPQQQLLEVVWEDESPLEEPSTDLEANWFKKLIGFVVLQPPEQHGHVLCGFIAGKESEYMETLSDGEVLSTMTRVLRMLTGNPCLPAPRSILRSQWHSAPYTRGSYSYVAVGSSGDDIDTLAQPLPEDTKDPRVTLAQGTQQPWGGQGRAGPLRHGDRQGWEHDMPKSTGTWYSPLPLHSGITNACVTNQPPLALCSIGMGGKHTSVTFADT
- the PAOX gene encoding peroxisomal N(1)-acetyl-spermine/spermidine oxidase isoform X2 — encoded protein: MEGGTGRRVLVVGAGLAGLGAAQRIRGHGSLRLLEASARAGGRVCTHPFASGLVEMGAHWIHGPSPGNPIFRLATDYGLLGPEAAQEENQRAEVGGRPPLPSVTYGSSGRVLDPQAVSQARDLFDSLLASTHTSWGAGKVPAPSVGQYLRAEITRRISALGGQEEVQRLQLAVLAACFKLECCISGTHSMDLVALEPFREYVSLPGLDCTVPGGYSSLPQRMLSTLPEGTVLLNKEVKSIRWRGSFREEGDDARDFPVQVECKDGDTFLADHVIITVPLGFLKECHQDFFHPPLPERKAEAIRRLGFGTNNKIFLEFEQPFWEPQQQLLEVVWEDESPLEEPSTDLEANWFKKLIGFVVLQPPEQHGHVLCGFIAGKESEYMETLSDGEVLSTMTRVLRMLTGNPCLPAPRSILRSQWHSAPYTRGSYSYVAVGSSGDDIDTLAQPLPEDTKDPRPLQLLFAGEATHRTFYSTTHGALLSGWREAERLNKLFEATSPIPQQ